Part of the Phacochoerus africanus isolate WHEZ1 chromosome 8, ROS_Pafr_v1, whole genome shotgun sequence genome is shown below.
gttccttggCGGCCTaaggttaaagatgtggcattgtcactgctgtggcttgggtcactgttgtggcactggttcgatccctggcccgggaacttctgcatgtccccccccccaataaagtTACCATTGTATacacaggtttttatttttattgttattttttgtccatacctgaggcatctggaagttcctgggccagcaatcaactccaaactgcagctgcgaccttcaccacagctgtaggaactccagatccttaacccactgcactgggctggggatcaaaccggcacccCTGCAGAGACAgtggaggatccttaacctgctgtgccacagcaggaacttcctgcacacaggttttgtttttttttttttttttgtctttttggggccgcacctgcggcatatgggggttcccaggctgggggtctaatcagagctgtagccgctggcctacgccacagccatgccagatccaagccccgtctccgacctatgctggatccttaacccactgagtaaggccagggatcgaacctcatggttcctagttggatttgtttgtttccgctgcaccatgatgggaactcctgtacacagGTTCTTATTTGAAACCTTTGATTTGATCTCCATGAAGCAGCCTGAGAGCAGAGACCTGGGTCTTTCACCTTCTTCCTGGCTTCCTCCCCCACCATGCTGCTAGTTGGCTCTCTGTAGAGTCTTTCGAAAGAGTTGGGTATGAGGCTTAACTGTTGGGAAGTGGTTAATAATGTCGTTGAGTATTGACGGTGCTGCTGAATGAAATGGCTCTGGTTCTTCCTAGTAACACATGTATGTACAGCACATATGCtccttgttaaaaaaaacagCTCCCCGGTAATACAGGTTCACCAGCATGTATCTTTCTTCACACATGGGTATTTTAAGTTTTGAAGCACTCTTAAACCTGCAGGAAAATTGCAAGTGTAGCACAAAggacttttttccccttgaacTTCATAAGAGTAAGTTGCCAGCAGTTTCACCATCCTCAAATACCTTATTATGTGTTTCTTATAAACCAGAATGTTCTCCTCCATCACCACGATACAGAATGAAAATCAGGAAATGAGCACCCAGACCTTTCTGCCGTGGAATCCTCAGAGCTCTTCCCGTTGTGCCAGTTGCCCCAGTGGTGACCTTGTATCAGGGAGCCCGGCGGGGGCCCTGGGTCCCCCTGGGTGGTCTCCCCGACCTCCGTTCACCCAGAACCGTTCTCCATGGAATCCTTTCTGGCTTCCATGACCTTGACGCTCTCCAAGATGACAGGCCAGTCATTTTGTGGAATGTCCCTCAAATTGGATTTGtttcatgttttctcatgattagatttaGGTTTTGCATCTTTGGCAGGAATATCACAGAAGAGCCAGtgtttatctttttcaaagattagttttacattttattttctgtttccttagaGCGTTTCCCAAAGTGTATTCTGCGGAGCTAGCACCTACTGTGTTCTCAACACCGTGCCGCCTCTAGAAGGTAGGATCCGAAGCTTCTGACTTACAGAAGGGGCGGGCGTGGCTCTGAGAGTAACTTCAGCCATCACGGCAGTGCAGGAGATAGCCTGCGCCAGCACTTGGAAGGCCTGGGTTCTGCCtctgacttgctgtgtgatcttagatGAGTTACTTAATCCTTCTGGGGGTCGCAAAAAACTACTCCCCTCGTGAAGTTTCTGTGAGGATTAAAGAGGCCAAGGGTTTAATCCCATGGAAAAGTCAAAGCACTGTGCAGATGTTAGATATGCTAATAGGACAGTTCTGTAATTCTAGTGTCAGATTCCAGGTGGCTTAGGCTAGGAGGCCCGTGGGAAAAGCCAGAAGTCATGTCTCAGCCCCCTTTGAACCGCTGGCTGGCTGTCgatcttgggcaaattaatcGGAACCTCGGGTTCTTCGTCTGGAAAGTGggggtgaggattaaatgagagaacaCAATGTAAAATCCTTTCTGGATGCCTGATATAGAGCCTCGCCAGTGTCTGCTCCCTCATAAATAGCACGAAATAAATACACTCGATCACACGTAGCTCAAATTGACCTTGAATGGAGTGAAGCCGGAGAGGTGCCCCAACACCCACACTAAAGCTGTTGATGGCAAGGCTTCTGGGCCTCCCCACTTTATCTAGCCCTGCCTCCATGTTTTTCAATTAAAACTGGAAATGCAGATAAATAGGGAGAAGTTTAGGAACCTGAGCCTGAGTTGACCTAAACCTGGGTCAGAGTTTTGGTAACATGATTGACAGGGAAAGGGTAAATTGGGGTCAATAGGGGGCACCTAAAAATAGAAAGGGGTAAGATTTGATGATCACACACACtaagaagagggaagggggttgtgaaatagcaaaattatatttttctatttaaaaaaaccttaaaaaaaatttttttatggctacgccaatggcatatggaagttcctgggccagggatcaaatctgagccccccccccccccccccgtggcaacgccggatcctttagtgcactgcacctggctgggaatcaaacctgcgcctcctcagccacccgagctgctgcagttggactcttaacccactgtgccacagcgggaactccaaaaaaccttAATTTTTGTAACCTTGAAAAAATCTTTTGGACAATTACAACTGCGTTTAATTCATTTCGGAGAGTTCCtttggaaaagaataagagatcataccagtgcttggcacatggttggtgcttaatgaatatttattttggatGAAGAATGATTTGAGGATCCGAGGTTAGTAATGGCAGTATTTGCTGCTGTGAGCACTGCACTGACTCGAATGTAACAATATGCGCCTATGTTTTCCTGAATCAGTTCCTAGCCTACTAATTAAATCTAAGCACATAATAATTAGAGCTAAACAGAAAATTGTAGAgcttccttttaattttactaCTCCACGTTGTTGATCAAATATATTCCCAGTAAGAGTTAGCAGTTTGATACACTGTTAGACCAACCGATTTTTTCAATAGTTTGTTCTGGAGGTTGAGAGATTAGTCGTAATCAACTTGATTGAATAACAGGGTTTGTAGTTAGTCACAAAccccaaattatttaatttttattaattatgagTCAAACTAAAACACATGCCTCCTTTCCAGGTTAGCGTTAGCCCAGTTGTGATTTACAAACTTCCAGACGTCAGCAGGGAGCCCAAGGAAGAGGTCAGAGACCACTCTTTGGATTTAAATGAAGGACTCGAAAGGCGACATCTCACATTTAGAAATGAAACACGAAAATGAGGATTCTGCTCTTTGCCTCATTAAGTGAATGGgcatttttgtacattttggaaagttttcattGAGTTATGCTACGGctctaaaattattatttggaaaatatctGAAGTTTGACCGGCAAGGGCGGTTCAGTCTCTAGAGTTATAGCTGTCAGCCAATCAAATCATGTGTCAATTTCAAGAGCTTTCACGAGTTATTTTTGTTGTGAAGTGGGTTAGAAAATTGTTTTGTGAAGTCATTGATCATACATGCGTATTTTGCTAGCTAATGATAATGAAACGTTTTACTGGGTTTGGTTGACACTCCATTTTGCAGTGTCAGAGTTTAACTGTTGGGACTAAATGCTGAGCTGCAGTTGAAACCATTCTGTCCCTTTTAATGTTAACTCAAGATCCTATTAGGATCCTTCTACCGAGACAAGGATTTAAAAACCGCTGCATGTTTTATCTAATTATTATATCATTTACAGTCATTCCAAAAACAGTCCAAAGCAGTGTGTAATTGAAAACACAGTTTTGCACAGCATAGCTGTGTGAACAGCTCTTTTCTGGTGTGAAAGCAGAGTTAACTCTTTTTCACACTTTAACTAGAAAAACCGAAATTTGAAAATGTGGGCTTTAACATGTTGGCTGTTTGAGTTCCTGATATTCTTTCCCCAGTATTAAAATTGCCATCTTCATAatgcacagtgggaaaatttacCCAACGTGAAGTTTCTTAAAAACATCCAATTTATATTCAGCATGAACCTAAAATTCTGGAAATAGCACAGTTTAAAAACTGATTACGGGGAACCCATTGGCCTGTCATACTTCTGTTCCTTTTGAACCCATGGCTGCACATCCCCATAAAGTGCTAAATTTAGAAACTTGATTGAGACGCTGCTTACATAGccattctccttttcctctttaaaagCCTTTGGGCCGATTCACCGCTGCCTGACTTGATATCATAGAGGGAGACGGAAGCCTCTGCTAGAGCAGTTAGTGTGCTGTTGAGAAGAGGACGCAGTCTCTCCGTCTCGCTCCCCTTCTTtccccctctacacacacacacacacacacacacacacgttttatGCCCCAGGACAGCCGGCTTCTTCAAGGAGGTTGAAAGGACAGGTAATTAAATACATCAAGTTGAGACCACAGATGTAGAAGCTGGGGTTTGATATTATCTTCATGGTCAAAATTATACGGAAGTCCTTTTCTCCGAGATAGGACGCGTCATATACAATGCAGGGTGAGCCGGTTCACTGAGCCCCAGCGTGGTGCTGTTCTCCCAAAAGGTACCCTGTAAAATTGGTCAATAGCAGAATGGAGTATTGATTTAGAATTTCACCTCTACTTTAAGAATCATACACAGACCatgggagatttttaaaaagcagaggaaaatcaCTGTAGGGGAAgcgaggagggagggagcacTCCTGGGACCCGCCCGGGTGTGCTGCACTTTCAAGTTTTACGGCCTGGTGCCTCCCTCCCTCGGGCCCACAGTGCAGGGAGCCAGCATAAGAACATGAAATCACCGAGGTTTTATGGTGGGTCATTAACACAGAACTTTCTATGAACTTTCTTTATGTTAACgcactttcttttttggtttcatagtaggatttttgaaaaagtttattttgctATCAAACAAATTTTGGATTCTTGAAAGcagtcactttttaaatttttcaagtttttatacTGCTTATAGAAATAGAGGATAGGCATTATAATTCAATTGGTTGTGTAGTTCATGGACCAAAAAAGATTTAGTACGCTAAAACTCTCTTAAGTTCCTCCCTATAAAATAGTTCCATATGATGTAGTAAATTTTTCTAGACTTTATTTCATGCCCAATATTTTCCTGTTAAGGTCTTTTCCTTGAGAAATGTTTTAATCAGATGAGAAATGTTTGGAGAAAATTTTCTTAGGActatagaaaagattttttattcttttatgtttttcacaTGTTCAAAAAATGGGCCGTGCTAAACAAAATTGTAGTAAATGATTGGAAAAGTGTATTATTGTATTTGACTTTGAACATTCTTAGCTGATACCTCTCTGCCTATATAAGGTTGTTTAATTGCAGGGCATTTAAAATCACTGAGTGTGACAGTCAGTTCTGTGGGGACCTAGGCCTGGAGGAGAATTCGAGATTACCTAGTTCTCCTTGATTTGGGAAAACCGAACAtattaagtaacttacccaaggtcacacaatgagAAAGTAGCAGAACTGGGCCTGAATCCTGGACTCTAGACTTGGAGTCCCTTTCTTCCTCACTGATATGAGAATGAATTATTTCGATTCAGTCCTCAGATTTTAATGGGTTGCTCCTTGGTACCCAGTTATGCGTTGCACCCTTTGGCTGCTGGGGCTTCCATGGGGCATCACGCATAACTGGAGTGGGCAGTTGGAAACCTTGGCCTCCCTGTGTCACACCTGGCAAGAAAACTTGCGCCAGGCCAAGGGACTCGGTTACAGGAGTGAAACAAGGTATtatgtgtaaataaatgaatgaactaataCATAAAGGAAATGATCTCTTTTAGAACGTGTTGGGAAGACTGGTTATCAGGTAGTCGGACGAACCGTCCAGGCCGAAAGGAAATGAATGTTTCTCTCACTGACTTAGAAGAGTTACATTTGGATGAAAGATGTTACAATTgtgtagatatatgtatgtaaatcaaGTTAATTAAAATGACAGGCTTTTAGATTTAGGCTAGAAAGGCCAGCCTCTCTATTACCTAGACAGCTAACTGCACGTTTAAATTCCTCGTATTTCTAagatttgtgatttttgttttgaaaggaTAAGTCTCATTTGTATTCTAGGGGGTGAAGTCGTATTAGTTTATTAATAAAGCAAGTAGTCGTATTTTATTATAATCGTTCCTGAAACACTTCAACCCTTTTGAGCTGGTCGAGAGCAGTTTTCTGGGTTTTGTGAGGTTAAATCATTTTGTCCTTTTGACGCACTCCATGGAAGCCCGGGGAAAGAGCCTTTAAGAGCAGAATTCTGGTTGCCGGCAGCTGCTGGAACATTCCCCGTTCACTGGCCTGCCACGGAGCAAAATGCTCAGCCTTAGTTTCGAGGCTCTGCACGAGCTTCCTGCTGCCCTCTGTCTGCTGAGAGCGGGACCGAGTGCTGTTGCCGAAGCGCAGCGATGCTCCTGGTCTGCTGGGGACCAAGCTGAGCTGTCGCCTCGGACCTTCGCCAGTGTGCTTAAAAGGAGACCTTCTCTACGATTTTCTCTgaatttgttgttttctctttatagATGATCATGGGAACAGCAATAGTAGTCATGTAAAAATCTTTTTACCGAAAAAGCTGCTTGAATGTCTGCCGAAATGTTCAAGTTTACCCAAAGAGAGGCACCGCTGGAACACTAATGAGGtagataatttctatttttaggggtatctttttttttaagggcacactTGTTAGGTCATTTTGCCTAGTGCTACTTGATGTtagtttaaaattcaaaatattgaacTAGGAAATTGTAAACGAGAAGATACTTAATCTGGATTTGACAGAAACGAACATGCTTCGTGAACTCTCTCCGACTGGCTTGGCTTGAGTTGAAAAATATAAACTGTGCACGCTGACTTACTAAGGTAGCAtgagtttctctctctttgtgtgtTCTTGCATTTTGGTGTCTTGGGTTTGACGGTTGACTCTGTCTGCATCTCAGTTAAACcttagttcttttttgttgtccTGCATTACTGAAGATCCAGCCCCAGTGTTCCCCAGAACACGCAGCGTCTTGACAGGGTGAGGTTTCTGTAGGACTGGAACCGGGAAGGGCAGGCTTCTTTATTCGCAAAATAGCTCTTGTCCTCTCGGATGGGGAAGGTTTGCACGGAGAATCATGTGGTTTACCGTAACGGCAGGAATTCGTACTACGAATGCAGGCTGCGTCGGTCGGGGTTGTCGGCTGTTCCTGTGACACGCGGGTCGGGAGGAAGATGGGTGAGGCAGAGCGAATCAGAGCTGACCTTCTTGGAGGATGTTTCTTGTTCTGGTACATCTTAATCCGGGCTGGGGTGGATTGCTTTGTCATCTTTTTTATCTTGAAATCTGAATATTTCTGTTTGGAATAACACCTGTTTGGTGTGGTGATGAGAATTGGGCCTGTGTCTATCAAGCTGGGCATTCTCTTCCTTTAGTTCAGTGGCTGGGGTTACTGGTTTTGTGAAGCTGGTCTAAATCAGTTCATTTTGCTGGTTCAACACTCATTTCCAAGTTAAGTATAACACCCTATCCTGTGTTGAGCACCTAGTTTTGTTAAGACTCAAGAAGAAAAGAGTGCTGCctatttcctgttatttttaaaaaattgttttgctcGGATTCTTGACTGA
Proteins encoded:
- the LOC125133349 gene encoding calmodulin-binding transcription activator 1-like isoform X4, which translates into the protein MWRAEGKWLPKTSRKSVSQSVFCGASTYCVLNTVPPLEDDHGNSNSSHVKIFLPKKLLECLPKCSSLPKERHRWNTNERS